A window of Sutcliffiella cohnii contains these coding sequences:
- a CDS encoding YaiI/YqxD family protein — protein MKIYVDADACPVKDIIISEARKYEIPVILVTSFSHYSNAEQPAGVETIYVDSGADAADYRIVKLVKKGDIIVTQDYGLASLGLAKGVIVLHHKGFTYSNENIDQLLQTRYLSAMARKSGQRTKGPKPFTAEDREQFRDHFKKVLSSEKSN, from the coding sequence ATGAAAATATATGTGGATGCAGATGCTTGTCCGGTGAAAGATATTATTATTTCGGAAGCAAGGAAGTATGAAATTCCGGTTATTCTTGTAACAAGCTTTTCTCATTATTCTAATGCAGAACAGCCAGCAGGAGTGGAAACCATTTATGTCGATTCTGGAGCAGATGCTGCAGATTATCGGATTGTGAAGTTAGTGAAAAAAGGAGATATAATCGTGACGCAAGATTATGGTCTTGCATCGCTAGGTTTAGCAAAAGGAGTGATCGTCCTTCACCATAAAGGTTTTACATATTCAAATGAAAATATTGACCAATTATTACAAACACGTTATTTAAGTGCAATGGCTCGAAAAAGCGGACAGCGAACAAAGGGACCAAAGCCTTTCACCGCAGAAGACCGAGAGCAATTTAGAGATCACTTTAAAAAGGTTCTCTCTAGTGAGAAATCAAACTAA
- a CDS encoding zinc-dependent alcohol dehydrogenase family protein: MKALVINKFGDPSVFEITEIPKPKVVTGHVVIHVRATSVNPIDTKVRAGFVPAVAPEFPAVLHGDVAGVVAEVGEGVTEFQVGDEVYGCAGGFKGTGGALAEYMLADVNLLAHKPKNLTMAQAAALPLVTITAWESLYNRANVQKDQTVLVHGATGGVGHIGIQLAKLAGAKVFTTGSSDEKLSIGKRLGADKVINYREQSVEEYIKENTDGKGFDVVFDTVGGDNLNRSFEAAATYGTVVAIAARSTHDLSPLHAKALSLHITFMLLKVITKDQRQEYGEILKEVTKLVEAGKLVPLVDEKVFTFDQVNEAHSLLESNKAVGKVVLVNEW, from the coding sequence ATGAAAGCACTGGTAATAAATAAGTTTGGAGACCCATCTGTTTTTGAAATTACTGAAATTCCTAAGCCTAAAGTAGTTACAGGGCATGTCGTTATTCATGTAAGAGCAACAAGTGTAAATCCAATTGATACAAAGGTTCGTGCCGGCTTCGTTCCAGCAGTTGCGCCAGAGTTCCCAGCTGTACTACATGGCGATGTAGCAGGAGTTGTCGCAGAAGTCGGAGAAGGGGTAACAGAGTTTCAGGTTGGTGATGAAGTATATGGGTGCGCCGGTGGTTTTAAAGGAACAGGTGGTGCACTTGCAGAATATATGCTGGCGGATGTTAACCTTCTAGCTCATAAACCGAAAAATTTAACGATGGCCCAAGCAGCTGCTCTTCCTCTAGTAACTATTACTGCATGGGAGTCACTTTATAATCGTGCAAATGTGCAAAAAGATCAAACAGTACTCGTTCATGGAGCTACAGGTGGTGTAGGTCATATTGGAATTCAGTTAGCAAAGCTTGCGGGAGCCAAAGTATTTACAACGGGCTCATCTGACGAAAAGTTGAGCATAGGAAAACGTTTAGGTGCAGATAAAGTTATTAATTATCGGGAACAATCCGTTGAAGAATACATCAAGGAAAATACCGATGGAAAAGGGTTTGATGTTGTGTTCGATACGGTTGGTGGCGATAACCTTAATCGGTCATTTGAAGCAGCTGCCACTTATGGAACTGTTGTAGCAATCGCAGCACGTTCAACACATGATTTGTCCCCTCTACATGCTAAAGCACTGTCCCTACATATTACGTTCATGTTATTAAAGGTAATTACTAAGGACCAAAGACAGGAATATGGGGAAATATTGAAAGAGGTAACAAAACTAGTTGAGGCAGGAAAACTAGTGCCACTTGTCGATGAAAAAGTTTTCACCTTTGATCAAGTTAATGAAGCGCATTCTTTATTGGAATCTAATAAGGCAGTTGGAAAAGTAGTATTAGTGAATGAATGGTAA
- a CDS encoding IclR family transcriptional regulator, which produces MSELEKKNSNFIPSVYSALNILEFLTKEKYKKSTLTELSSALGISKSTCLRILKTLELKDYVHFDPISKRYKLGSYLIFLGLRSKEMNDFMNTSISYLSTICEEVNQTVVLAKPNDDLHLVYIAKEEPDQQIRLTISPGETFPVIGGAVGKCYLAHLPDSEITKIISAFMVDGHLPRYTENTITDPEKFKEELRTIRHEGIAETNSEHTQGIHAIACPIFNGKGEVVLSVGIFLHSTFSNSLSDITYYKDALRKHAHNLESLISRYF; this is translated from the coding sequence ATGAGTGAATTAGAGAAAAAGAACAGTAACTTTATCCCTTCTGTGTATTCTGCACTTAACATACTAGAATTTTTAACGAAGGAAAAATACAAAAAAAGCACATTGACTGAACTATCAAGTGCCCTTGGCATTAGTAAAAGTACTTGTCTACGAATATTAAAAACATTGGAGCTCAAAGATTATGTTCACTTTGATCCGATTAGTAAACGCTATAAACTAGGCTCTTATTTGATTTTTCTTGGATTGCGATCTAAAGAGATGAATGACTTTATGAATACATCAATCTCTTATTTGTCCACAATTTGCGAAGAAGTTAACCAGACTGTCGTTTTAGCCAAACCAAATGATGATTTACATTTGGTTTACATTGCAAAAGAAGAACCAGATCAGCAAATAAGGTTAACGATTTCGCCTGGTGAAACGTTCCCAGTCATTGGTGGTGCTGTTGGTAAATGTTATCTTGCTCATTTACCTGATTCTGAAATTACCAAGATTATTTCAGCATTTATGGTGGATGGACATCTTCCACGTTACACTGAAAATACAATTACGGATCCCGAAAAGTTTAAAGAAGAATTAAGAACTATTAGACACGAGGGAATTGCTGAAACGAATTCTGAGCATACACAAGGAATTCATGCTATTGCCTGTCCAATTTTTAATGGCAAAGGCGAGGTAGTTTTATCAGTCGGCATCTTTTTACATAGCACCTTTTCTAATAGTTTATCTGACATAACCTATTATAAAGATGCCTTAAGAAAACACGCACACAATCTAGAATCGTTAATATCAAGATACTTTTAA
- a CDS encoding L-lactate MFS transporter, with protein MNTNKNRWFIALSAIAIHISIGSTYAYSVYTKPIAESIGWKATEVTLAFTLAIVFLGLSAATFGRMVERIGPRKSAMIAAVLFSSGQVGAGFAVSTESLLLFLILYGVVGGIGLGIGYISPVSTLVKWFPDRRGLATGMAVFGFGAGALITSPVAARLIESVGVSTTFYILGTIYFILMICGAMYITRPPQGWVPKLQAKVKEGNTKKLKEDLDQLTANEAIKTKRFWLLWGMVFINISSGIMIISVASPLSQEMVGLNVAAAASMVGLMGIFNGGGRIGWSSASDYIQRPTVFLIFFSIQIFAFLTLPHVTNVILFQILIFSIMTVYGGGFATLPAFIGDIFGTKELGAIHGYILTGWSLAGVVGPIVVSSIHDATGTYTPAFLVFTILLVVALFLTVLIRYDIKKIKEEKKDPVYKIAN; from the coding sequence TTGAATACTAACAAAAATCGATGGTTCATTGCATTATCTGCGATTGCTATCCATATATCTATTGGTTCTACTTACGCATACAGTGTATATACAAAACCTATTGCAGAATCGATAGGTTGGAAAGCGACAGAAGTAACTTTAGCATTTACTCTTGCTATTGTGTTTTTAGGCTTATCAGCTGCAACGTTTGGACGTATGGTCGAAAGAATAGGCCCTAGAAAGTCTGCCATGATAGCCGCTGTTCTATTTAGCTCAGGACAAGTTGGGGCTGGTTTCGCAGTTTCTACCGAGTCACTACTCCTATTTCTTATTTTGTATGGTGTAGTCGGGGGGATTGGATTAGGGATTGGCTATATTTCACCTGTATCTACCTTAGTAAAATGGTTTCCTGATCGAAGGGGGTTAGCTACAGGAATGGCGGTATTTGGATTTGGAGCGGGTGCACTCATCACGAGCCCCGTTGCAGCTAGGTTAATTGAAAGTGTAGGAGTATCTACTACTTTTTATATATTAGGAACCATTTACTTTATTCTTATGATATGTGGGGCCATGTATATTACAAGACCTCCACAAGGATGGGTACCTAAACTTCAGGCTAAGGTAAAAGAAGGTAACACAAAGAAATTAAAAGAAGACTTGGACCAACTAACAGCAAATGAAGCAATAAAAACGAAACGATTTTGGCTTCTTTGGGGAATGGTTTTTATTAATATTAGCTCGGGTATTATGATTATCTCGGTAGCTTCTCCATTATCCCAAGAAATGGTAGGGCTCAATGTAGCAGCTGCAGCCTCTATGGTAGGACTTATGGGTATTTTTAATGGTGGAGGAAGAATTGGATGGTCCAGTGCATCCGATTATATTCAACGACCTACAGTATTTTTAATCTTTTTTTCGATTCAAATCTTCGCATTTTTAACCTTACCACATGTAACAAATGTTATATTATTTCAGATATTAATTTTTAGTATTATGACGGTATATGGTGGTGGATTTGCGACCCTCCCTGCCTTTATTGGAGATATATTTGGTACGAAGGAGCTTGGTGCCATTCACGGGTATATTTTAACAGGGTGGTCTTTAGCTGGGGTTGTGGGACCAATTGTCGTATCTTCTATCCATGATGCTACCGGAACTTACACCCCTGCCTTTTTAGTCTTTACGATATTGTTAGTCGTTGCCCTATTTCTAACTGTACTAATTAGATACGATATTAAAAAAATAAAAGAGGAGAAAAAAGACCCAGTTTACAAGATAGCTAACTAA
- a CDS encoding HNH endonuclease, producing MKHQEFTYKDVHFKNIPKEVDVTKEKHLATMEYIYQCHRNNDLQGIFPYTNDGKLIVTWGRGQFEREISKPRDLLRGEILFTDVRYELNNSHKLVLTKQSLKRIEKLEHALEQNREGFSFAFPKIIIDNKEIFKVPCKDVDILKITIQRKNRIAGNLYFSDVLHNGYGKILENERLRLVDIQNRLRKYTLEELEQILVEENKVEHVKVIHVRGKKLMNIPSFVSLSDLEQMEVSGPLKPLSESSGLEVKSAPTEMESIDNNIKHTNVKLAPDISREPIGSMRPRKVDNVQPYTTSRKIIIKEGSLNPVKESREVKVVLRDQTLVQQLKQLYRHTCQVCGEVVETGFNQYSTEVHHIQPLGLHNGPDMKENMIVLCPNHHVMFDRGAITLDLQNERVQHINENNSLHNKKITIKHTIHQKYVDYHNLMILKK from the coding sequence ATGAAACATCAAGAGTTTACCTACAAAGACGTACATTTTAAAAATATTCCTAAAGAAGTAGATGTAACAAAAGAAAAGCATTTAGCTACAATGGAGTATATTTATCAATGCCATAGGAATAATGACTTGCAAGGGATTTTCCCATATACGAATGATGGAAAACTAATTGTTACATGGGGACGAGGACAATTTGAAAGAGAGATATCTAAACCTCGTGACTTGTTAAGGGGCGAAATTCTTTTTACAGATGTTAGATATGAACTTAATAACTCTCATAAATTAGTATTAACGAAGCAAAGTTTGAAAAGAATAGAAAAATTAGAGCACGCTCTCGAACAAAATAGGGAAGGGTTTAGCTTTGCTTTCCCGAAAATAATAATAGATAACAAAGAGATTTTTAAAGTGCCGTGTAAAGATGTTGACATACTCAAAATCACAATTCAAAGAAAAAATCGAATTGCAGGTAACTTATATTTTAGCGATGTCTTGCATAATGGTTATGGGAAGATACTAGAAAATGAGCGACTAAGATTAGTAGATATCCAAAACCGTCTTCGTAAATACACATTAGAGGAACTTGAGCAAATCCTTGTAGAAGAAAATAAGGTCGAACATGTTAAGGTTATCCATGTAAGAGGAAAGAAGTTAATGAATATTCCTTCCTTTGTTTCGTTATCTGACTTGGAACAAATGGAAGTTTCAGGTCCTTTAAAACCTCTAAGTGAGTCTAGTGGTTTAGAAGTAAAGAGTGCTCCAACAGAAATGGAATCAATAGACAATAATATTAAGCATACCAATGTTAAACTCGCACCTGATATTTCACGAGAACCGATAGGCTCTATGAGACCTCGGAAAGTAGATAATGTACAACCTTATACTACCTCCAGAAAAATTATCATAAAAGAAGGGTCACTAAATCCTGTTAAAGAGTCTAGAGAAGTAAAGGTTGTATTACGAGATCAAACCCTTGTCCAACAATTAAAGCAACTATATCGCCATACGTGTCAAGTGTGTGGAGAAGTAGTAGAAACAGGATTTAATCAGTACTCTACTGAAGTACACCATATTCAACCATTAGGATTGCACAATGGACCGGATATGAAAGAAAACATGATAGTACTTTGCCCAAATCATCATGTAATGTTCGACAGAGGAGCAATAACGTTAGACCTTCAAAATGAACGTGTTCAACATATTAATGAAAACAACTCACTACACAATAAGAAAATTACGATCAAACATACGATTCATCAAAAATATGTCGACTACCACAATTTAATGATTCTGAAAAAATGA
- a CDS encoding NAD(P)/FAD-dependent oxidoreductase gives MIHTDSLWAATSNPLKIRPSLEGEIQTDIVIIGAGFTGLATAYYLRKAGINCVVLEKNVVGWGASGRNAGMVLTGFKNSIQKIEKRWGRETAKIFLDQSSLGIEKVREIVKAEGIECSLSDCGSMKAAFKSSHSEALKREQEFMWEAYKYELQYVDRNQLKKELDSDFYYGGLIDFKSSSFHPLNYAIGLANAVEEKGGEIYEQTEVSSVEENHHGYSVKTEMGVVQSSHIVFATNGYTEKLNKKLTRSIMPMGSYIIATESLGKEITERLIPNNRMISDTKNFLYYFRRTPDERILFGGRVSFNSKEDESLYQSLRENLLEVFPELSDKKIEYKWGGKVAFPMDFFPHVGTIKKTIHYALGYCGHGASTSTLFGEYVAQNIINPNREKSKLEELPLRTIPLHSQKNLLLNLAGNYYSLLDKVK, from the coding sequence ATGATTCACACAGATTCACTATGGGCGGCCACATCAAATCCATTGAAAATACGACCATCACTTGAGGGGGAAATCCAGACAGATATAGTAATAATTGGTGCAGGGTTCACGGGACTGGCTACAGCCTATTACTTACGAAAAGCAGGAATCAATTGTGTTGTTTTAGAAAAAAACGTCGTTGGTTGGGGAGCTAGTGGAAGAAATGCCGGGATGGTATTAACAGGATTCAAGAATAGTATTCAAAAAATTGAAAAGCGTTGGGGTCGAGAAACAGCGAAAATATTTCTTGATCAGTCCAGTTTAGGGATTGAAAAAGTACGTGAAATTGTTAAAGCGGAAGGAATTGAATGTTCGTTAAGTGACTGTGGTAGCATGAAAGCTGCATTCAAATCAAGCCATTCGGAAGCTTTGAAACGAGAACAAGAGTTTATGTGGGAAGCTTATAAGTATGAGCTCCAATACGTTGACCGAAACCAGCTAAAAAAAGAGTTGGATAGTGATTTTTATTACGGTGGGTTAATAGATTTTAAGAGCTCTTCATTCCATCCGTTAAACTATGCAATAGGTTTGGCGAATGCAGTGGAAGAAAAAGGTGGAGAAATTTATGAACAAACAGAAGTCAGCTCAGTAGAGGAGAATCACCATGGATATTCTGTTAAGACTGAAATGGGTGTTGTTCAATCCTCTCATATTGTTTTTGCCACAAATGGCTACACGGAGAAACTCAACAAAAAATTAACTCGCTCCATTATGCCAATGGGCAGTTATATTATTGCTACAGAGTCACTTGGAAAAGAGATTACCGAACGGCTCATCCCTAATAACCGCATGATATCAGATACGAAGAATTTTCTATATTATTTCAGGAGAACGCCGGATGAACGCATTTTATTCGGTGGTCGGGTGAGTTTTAATAGTAAAGAAGATGAAAGCCTTTATCAATCTCTAAGAGAGAATCTATTAGAGGTATTTCCAGAATTATCGGATAAGAAAATTGAATACAAATGGGGCGGAAAAGTGGCTTTTCCAATGGACTTTTTTCCGCATGTTGGCACCATAAAGAAGACCATTCATTATGCATTAGGTTATTGTGGACATGGGGCATCTACTTCTACTTTGTTCGGTGAATATGTTGCACAGAATATTATCAATCCTAATAGAGAGAAATCAAAATTGGAAGAACTCCCATTAAGGACAATTCCACTACACAGTCAAAAAAACTTGCTACTAAATCTTGCTGGTAATTATTATTCATTACTGGATAAAGTTAAATAA
- a CDS encoding hydantoinase B/oxoprolinase family protein has product MIAANINPITMEVVGHSFMSIAEEMSAALQRTAYSSIVREALDFSTAVFDQNGNLIAQSDNIPTHLGSMGGTLKGILKNHFTQAEIFEGDQIMINHPYMGASHSPDILLFAPVFVKDTLVGFCGSMCHHVDVGGIAPGSAPGNATELYQEGLLIPPVKLYEKGIENQTLISIIRANVRMPSYTLGDIRSQISANEIGKKRVRNLYEKYSIKTIQEIVQAWETYSENRIKSKIKAIKNGIYTASGHLDDDGVVKNEQIQLHVSIEILDDKMIYDFTKCADQAKGPFNVTEETVNAVAYYITRCVTDSSVPQNEGAYKPIEVRTKKGTILNPHFPAPVSGRYHTIMRLSDICLEAMSKALPDRIPASSNAHATTVAIGGNNPKTNDYFVYYELNGGGMGARPTKDGLSGIDVHVGNCMNVPIESAELEYPLLFHTYELHQDSGGMGEYRGGLGIIREIEMLEDQLTLTTRGDGETTNPKGFYGGLDGRPGQKILNRGTENEQRLYGKTTSLIVNKGDILYFETPGSGGYGSPKNRPKEKVIQDYKDGYISAKAMKEVYNLEIEDN; this is encoded by the coding sequence TTGATTGCAGCAAATATTAACCCAATCACAATGGAAGTAGTAGGTCATTCGTTTATGTCAATTGCAGAAGAAATGAGTGCTGCCTTACAGCGAACAGCCTATTCAAGTATTGTCCGCGAGGCATTAGACTTTTCAACGGCTGTGTTTGATCAAAATGGAAATTTAATCGCACAATCAGATAATATTCCGACCCATTTAGGGTCAATGGGAGGAACGCTGAAAGGCATTTTGAAAAATCATTTTACACAAGCCGAAATTTTTGAAGGCGATCAAATTATGATTAACCATCCCTATATGGGGGCTTCTCATAGTCCAGATATTCTCTTATTTGCTCCCGTTTTCGTCAAAGATACATTGGTTGGTTTTTGCGGAAGTATGTGCCACCACGTTGATGTCGGGGGGATTGCTCCGGGGAGTGCCCCGGGGAATGCGACAGAACTTTATCAAGAAGGGTTGCTAATCCCACCAGTGAAATTGTATGAAAAAGGGATAGAAAATCAAACCCTAATCAGTATTATTCGAGCTAATGTAAGAATGCCTTCTTACACATTAGGTGATATAAGATCACAAATTTCAGCGAATGAAATCGGTAAAAAAAGAGTAAGGAATTTGTACGAGAAATACTCAATTAAAACGATTCAAGAGATTGTTCAAGCGTGGGAAACTTATTCGGAAAATCGCATTAAAAGCAAAATAAAAGCAATCAAAAATGGGATTTATACTGCCTCAGGTCATTTAGATGATGATGGGGTGGTAAAGAATGAGCAAATCCAACTCCACGTGAGTATTGAAATTTTAGACGACAAAATGATCTATGATTTTACCAAATGTGCCGATCAAGCGAAAGGTCCATTTAATGTCACGGAGGAAACGGTAAATGCTGTAGCTTATTATATAACCAGATGTGTAACGGATTCATCTGTTCCCCAAAACGAAGGTGCTTATAAGCCGATTGAAGTCAGAACCAAAAAAGGGACCATCCTAAACCCACATTTCCCTGCACCAGTGAGTGGTCGATATCACACAATTATGAGGTTAAGTGATATCTGTCTTGAAGCGATGTCAAAAGCACTTCCAGATAGAATTCCTGCTTCTAGTAATGCACATGCAACGACAGTGGCAATTGGTGGAAATAATCCGAAAACGAATGACTACTTTGTTTATTATGAATTGAATGGTGGAGGGATGGGGGCTCGCCCAACGAAAGATGGATTAAGTGGTATTGATGTTCATGTTGGGAACTGCATGAATGTGCCTATTGAATCAGCTGAATTAGAGTATCCACTATTATTTCATACTTATGAACTCCACCAAGATTCTGGGGGGATGGGAGAATACCGAGGTGGATTAGGGATTATAAGAGAAATCGAAATGCTTGAAGATCAATTAACACTAACGACACGCGGCGATGGCGAAACTACCAATCCTAAAGGATTTTACGGTGGACTTGATGGTCGGCCTGGTCAAAAAATATTAAATCGTGGAACAGAAAACGAACAAAGACTATATGGGAAAACGACAAGTTTAATTGTAAATAAAGGCGATATTTTATATTTTGAAACCCCCGGATCTGGTGGCTACGGTTCACCGAAAAACCGACCAAAAGAAAAAGTAATTCAAGATTATAAAGATGGCTATATTTCCGCAAAGGCTATGAAAGAAGTCTATAACCTTGAAATCGAAGACAACTAG
- a CDS encoding GNAT family N-acetyltransferase, with protein MIKELVKELEWLAAFPVINELRIHLNQKTYFDFLCSMREEGYRMFALYENNKIVAVAGVTIKTNFYYGKHVFVYDLVTQSTHRSKGYGEQLLSYIHEFARDSGCGMVALESGLARVDAHRFYETKMGYEKFCYSFKKVL; from the coding sequence ATGATTAAAGAATTAGTCAAAGAGCTAGAATGGCTTGCAGCATTTCCTGTGATAAATGAATTAAGAATTCATTTAAACCAAAAAACATATTTCGACTTTCTTTGTAGTATGAGGGAAGAAGGATATAGAATGTTTGCTTTATATGAAAATAATAAAATTGTTGCAGTTGCCGGAGTTACGATAAAAACTAATTTTTATTATGGGAAACATGTCTTTGTGTATGACTTAGTTACTCAGTCGACTCACCGTTCTAAGGGGTATGGGGAGCAATTACTTTCATACATTCATGAATTTGCAAGAGATAGTGGGTGCGGTATGGTAGCTTTAGAATCTGGGTTAGCAAGAGTAGACGCACACAGATTTTATGAGACCAAAATGGGGTACGAGAAATTTTGTTACTCATTTAAAAAAGTTCTATAA
- a CDS encoding hydantoinase/oxoprolinase family protein: protein MTTNYKLAVDVGGTFTDVVLFNEQQKKLHFTKTPSSPNDPSEGVINGIRKIMNIAQIKPEQIDYFVHGTTFATNAFLENKGSKVALFTTQGFRDVIEIGRQKRLKLYDLFQDKPPSLVDRQFRFGVRERMKADGEVLHTLNEEDVRKFVRIVKENNIHSIAVSYLHSYNNPLHELRTEEIIKEEFPECHVSLSHHVSPEFREYERTITTVVNAYLKPKTKNYFVNLEKKLEQLKVKVPYIMKSNGGIMTMREASENVIQTLLSGPAGGVVAAGFIAEKLGINNIITFDMGGTSTDVALIKDGSPQTTLESRLKNYPLKAPMIEMETVGAGGGSIGRIDEGGLFKVGPESTGAFPGPACYGNGGGKIAITDFNLLLGRIDPEYFLGGEMNLDLEAAIKAQQKLLEQSHLSADEISVGMVKIANHHMAEAVRLVSVRKGHNPEEFTLFAFGGASPLHATAIARELGIQKVVIPNASSVLSAFGFLVADIKHDFTTTNLISLDIANLPRIVGEFNTLEERGKQLLEKEGVILENQELRRSIDLRFKGQAFEINVELEEQDDQINLENISRKFFEYYEREYGYCDQSQPIEVVNYRLSAIGLTSEIGLEHYEELQLEPPEDSRKQKRNVYLFSIDQFEEVEVFYLDKLVSGNRISGPAIIDGLDTTIIVEVNEEAQLDRFGNIIISLGKGLSS from the coding sequence ATGACAACAAACTATAAACTAGCCGTAGATGTTGGAGGGACATTTACCGATGTTGTTTTATTCAACGAGCAGCAGAAGAAGCTGCATTTTACAAAAACTCCATCTTCTCCAAATGATCCTTCAGAAGGTGTAATTAATGGAATTAGGAAAATCATGAACATAGCACAAATCAAGCCAGAACAAATAGATTATTTTGTACATGGGACAACGTTTGCAACTAACGCTTTTCTTGAAAATAAAGGCTCCAAAGTAGCCCTTTTTACAACACAAGGATTTAGAGATGTCATCGAAATTGGGAGACAAAAGCGTTTAAAGCTTTATGATTTATTTCAAGATAAACCACCCAGTCTTGTTGACCGACAATTTCGTTTCGGTGTACGTGAACGAATGAAGGCAGACGGAGAGGTCTTACATACGTTAAATGAAGAAGATGTTCGGAAATTTGTACGAATAGTAAAAGAAAATAATATCCATTCCATAGCTGTATCTTACCTCCATTCCTACAACAATCCACTTCACGAACTAAGAACAGAAGAAATTATTAAAGAAGAATTCCCTGAATGTCATGTTTCGTTATCCCATCATGTTTCACCAGAATTTAGGGAATATGAACGAACGATCACCACTGTAGTTAACGCCTATTTAAAACCAAAAACAAAAAATTATTTTGTTAATTTAGAGAAAAAACTAGAACAACTCAAAGTGAAAGTTCCTTATATCATGAAATCCAATGGCGGTATTATGACGATGCGCGAAGCATCAGAAAACGTAATTCAAACCTTACTTTCAGGTCCAGCTGGTGGGGTCGTCGCTGCAGGGTTTATCGCTGAGAAGCTAGGCATCAATAATATTATTACCTTTGATATGGGCGGTACGAGTACCGATGTTGCTTTGATTAAAGATGGCTCTCCACAAACGACACTTGAAAGTAGATTGAAAAATTATCCTTTAAAAGCACCAATGATTGAAATGGAAACGGTAGGAGCTGGGGGAGGAAGTATTGGGCGTATCGATGAGGGAGGACTTTTTAAAGTTGGACCTGAGAGTACTGGGGCGTTTCCTGGTCCTGCCTGTTACGGAAATGGGGGTGGGAAAATCGCAATCACAGATTTTAACCTTTTGTTAGGAAGAATTGATCCAGAATATTTCCTTGGTGGAGAAATGAACTTAGATCTTGAAGCTGCAATTAAAGCGCAACAAAAACTCCTTGAACAATCTCACCTCTCTGCAGATGAGATCTCCGTTGGGATGGTAAAAATAGCGAATCATCACATGGCTGAAGCAGTGCGTCTAGTTTCAGTCAGAAAAGGGCATAACCCTGAAGAGTTCACTTTATTCGCTTTCGGTGGAGCTTCACCGCTTCATGCCACAGCGATTGCACGTGAACTAGGAATTCAAAAAGTTGTGATTCCGAATGCATCCTCCGTGTTATCAGCATTTGGATTTTTAGTGGCAGACATAAAACACGATTTTACAACAACCAATCTTATTTCGCTCGATATAGCGAATTTACCAAGAATTGTCGGTGAATTCAATACGTTAGAAGAACGTGGCAAACAATTGCTAGAAAAAGAAGGGGTAATACTTGAAAACCAAGAATTGCGTAGATCAATAGACTTACGATTTAAAGGCCAAGCATTTGAAATAAACGTAGAACTGGAAGAGCAGGACGACCAAATAAACTTGGAAAATATATCGCGTAAATTTTTTGAATATTATGAAAGGGAGTACGGGTATTGTGACCAAAGTCAACCAATTGAAGTGGTGAACTACCGTCTATCTGCGATTGGTTTAACTTCAGAAATTGGCCTTGAACATTACGAAGAACTGCAGTTAGAACCGCCTGAAGATTCAAGAAAACAAAAGCGTAATGTTTACCTATTTTCAATAGATCAATTCGAAGAAGTTGAGGTGTTTTATTTAGACAAACTGGTTAGCGGAAATCGCATATCTGGACCGGCAATTATCGATGGCTTGGACACAACAATTATTGTTGAAGTAAATGAAGAAGCGCAACTTGATCGTTTCGGAAACATAATTATTTCATTAGGAAAGGGGTTATCCTCTTGA